In the Labeo rohita strain BAU-BD-2019 unplaced genomic scaffold, IGBB_LRoh.1.0 scaffold_94, whole genome shotgun sequence genome, one interval contains:
- the si:dkey-46i9.6 gene encoding E3 ubiquitin-protein ligase TRIM7 isoform X2 → MASPTSMLAEEQVHCSICLDVFTNPVSIPCGHNFCMACIGSYWKSSALFMCPMCKKTFFKQPDISINTVLREIAEKFKEMKTNPIMNHQKTPQPDLGESPVELPTEMPELIPPNRPWTQEVSCDVCTGPQQQAVKSCLVCLTSYCEEHLKTHTSRFTKHKLIEPVQNLEDRMCKKHERLLELFCKKDQTIVCVLCTEMDHRAHYTVPVEREWTEKKALLRKTETEVQQMIQERLKKVDDIKQSIELNKSSARREIEDSMQVFSELIRAVQKAQAELVLDFEEKQRKTESWANGQIQELEQEIDVLKLRNTELEYLSHTEDHIHFLQNFPSLMSHPHTKDWSETCVYADPCVGTTRRAVLKLEETLTEQLEKLAEKELKRVQKYSVDITFDPDTANPWLQLSEDGRQMRHLGAWQDLPDTPERFDTVVIVLGREGLSSGRRYWEVQVGEKDDWYIGVARASVNRKGRISVSTSHGYWALAMKKGQEYRVSSSPPLLLSIEPKLKRVGIYVDYEEGQVSFYNVHNKSHIYTFMDTFKEKLFPFFYLYCCDKASDTLMICPVQETSHTKQC, encoded by the exons ATGGCATCTCCCACCAGCATGTTAGCGGAGGAGCAGGTGCACTGTTCCATCTGTCTGGATGTGTTTACAAACCCCGTCTCTATCCCTTGCGGACACAACTTCTGCATGGCCTGCATCGGCAGCTACTGGAAGTCCAGTGCCCTCTTCATGTGTCCGATGTgcaaaaagactttcttcaaaCAGCCCGACATCAGCATCAACACAGTGCTGAGGGAAATCGCTGAGAAGTTTAAGGAAATGAAAACCAACCCAATCATGAACCATCAGAAGACACCGCAACCGGACCTGGGAGAGAGCCCTGTGGAACTCCCCACAGAAATGCCTGAACTGATTCCTCCCAACAGGCCGTGGACACAGGAGGTGTCCTGCGACGTGTGCACTGGCCCTCAGCAACAGGCAGTCAAGTCCTGCTTGGTTTGTTTGACATCTTACTGTGAGGAGCACTTAAAGACCCACACCTCCCGCTTCACCAAACACAAGCTGATCGAACCTGTGCAGAACCTCGAGGATCGTATGTGTAAGAAGCACGAGAGGTTACTGGAGCTGTTCTGTAAGAAGGATCAGACCATAGTGTGTGTGCTGTGCACAGAGATGGACCACAGGGCACACTACACTGTTCCTGTCGAACGAGAGTGGACCGAGAAAAAG GCATTGTTGAggaaaactgaaactgaagttCAGCAGATGATCCAGGAGCGACTGAAGAAAGTTGATGATATTAAACAGTCCATAGAGTTGAACAAG AGCAGCGCTCGGAGAGAAATCGAGGACAGCATGCAGGTGTTCTCGGAGCTGATCCGTGCGGTCCAGAAGGCCCAGGCCGAACTGGTGCTGGACTTCGAGGAGAAACAGAGAAAGACCGAGAGCTGGGCTAACGGACAAATACAAGAACTGGAGCAGGAAATAGATGTTCTGAAATTGAGGAACACAGAGTTAGAGTATCTCTCACACACTGAAGATCACATTCACTTCCTGCAG AACTTTCCATCGTTAATGTCTCATCCACACACTAAAGACTGGTCTGAGACCTGTGTGTATGCGGACCCGTGTGTGGGCACCACCAGAAGAGCGGTGCTCAAACTAGAGGAGACTCTTACTGAACAATTAGAAAAACTTGCAGAAAAAG AGCTGAAAAGGGTTCAGAAGTACTCAG TGGACATAACCTTTGACCCGGACACGGCAAACCCTTGGCTGCAGCTGTCCGAGGACGGCCGTCAGATGCGCCACCTGGGCGCTTGGCAGGACCTGCCTGACACACCCGAGCGATTCGATACGGTGGTCATCGTGCTCGGCCGAGAGGGACTGTCCTCGGGACGCCGTTACTGGGAGGTTCAGGTGGGCGAGAAGGACGACTGGTACATCGGTGTGGCCCGGGCGTCCGTCAACAGAAAGGGCAGGATTTCGGTGAGTACGTCTCACGGCTACTGGGCTCTAGCCATGAAGAAAGGCCAAGAGTATCGTGTTTCTTCCTCTCCACCCCTCCTGCTCTCCATCGAGCCCAAGTTGAAGAGAGTGGGCATCTATGTGGACTACGAAGAGGGACAGGTGTCATTCTACAACGTACACAACAAAAGTCACATCTACACCTTTATGGATACGTTTAAAGAAAAACTCTTTCCGTTTTTCTACCTCTACTGCTGCGACAAGGCATCTGACACCTTAATGATCTGTCCTGTGCAGGAGACGTCTCATACTAAACAGTGCTGA
- the btr12 gene encoding bloodthirsty-related gene family, member 12, which produces MQCPQSPGRMLSEEQFSCSICLEVFVEPVSTPCGHTFCKACLQGFWNHSKKFLCPMCKKAFSKKPELSVNCVLAEIAEQFQGLSTMSSVDRANADFANSPQKDDDWGDFAKAGDVPCDACIGRKMKATKSCLNCPGSFCEAHLRHHKKGKAMNSHKLVEPIHNLEDKMCKTHKRLLDAYCRNEHVCICKECAESSHKGHDVVSTEREWKKKTSQLGKKRSELKHLIKEREKKLEEIKQSIKVLKDNSQKEIEESWAVYAELQRLLEQSQAELLELITTRQKQAEQQAKDLASGLEHELNTLKKRSSELDALAQTQDRVLFLQFLPSLPPPPEPSDWSAVSVNTDLFLSTIRKSVCSLVDKFQHEVKRLYGKELRKLQNYASEVILDPATAQRDLCLSEDGRQVRYEEQRKSSTHSDTPRRFSPALFVLAREGLSSGRHYWEVDVGHKTAWTVGVARGSVRRKGEIRLNPEGGFWCLWLKSGEVKALTGNRVPLHLATLPQKLGIFLDYEAGQVSFYDVKTRFHLYTFTDVFTESVYPIFSPCINQDGKNPGALVITAVKHS; this is translated from the exons ATGCAGT GCCCACAATCTCCAGGGCGAATGCTTTCAGAGGAGCAGTTCTCCTGCTCCATCTGTCTGGAGGTCTTCGTCGAGCCCGTCTCCACTCCGTGCGGCCACACTTTTTGTAAGGCCTGTCTGCAGGGTTTCTGGAACCACAGCAAGAAGTTTCTGTGCCCCATGTGCAAGAAAGCCTTCTCGAAAAAACCAGAGCTCAGCGTCAACTGCGTGCTAGCCGAGATAGCCGAACAGTTCCAAGGTCTGTCGACGATGTCCTCGGTCGACCGGGCCAACGCTGACTTCGCGAATTCCCCACAGAAAGACGACGACTGGGGAGACTTTGCTAAAGCGGGAGACGTGCCATGCGACGCCTGCATCGGCCGGAAGATGAAGGCCACGAAGTCGTGTCTGAACTGTCCGGGCTCGTTTTGCGAAGCTCACCTGCGGCACCATAAGAAGGGGAAGGCGATGAACTCGCACAAGCTGGTGGAGCCCATACACAACCTGGAGGACAAGATGTGCAAGACACACAAACGCCTCCTGGACGCCTACTGCCGAAACGAACATGTGTGCATCTGTAAGGAGTGCGCAGAGTCCTCGCATAAAGGCCATGACGTTGTCTCCACTGAACGAGAGTGGAAGAAAAAAACG agtcagctgggaaagaaaaggtcagaactgAAACATCTGATCAAGGAGCGAGAAAAGAAACTCGAGGAAATCAAGCAGTCCATCAAAGTCCTCAAA GACAACAGTCAGAAGGAGATCGAGGAGAGCTGGGCGGTTTACGCGGAGCTGCAGCGGCTGCTGGAACAGTCTCAGGCCGAGCTGCTGGAGCTCATCACCACACGGCAGAAACAAGCAGAGCAGCAGGCCAAAGATCTGGCCAGCGGCCTGGAGCACGAGCTCAACACCCTAAAGAAGAGGAGCAGCGAGCTGGACGCGCTCGCTCAAACACAGGACAGGGTGCTCTTTCTACAG ttcctCCCATCTCTTCCTCCTCCACCGGAGCCGTCTGATTGGTCAGCGGTGTCTGTAAACACGGATCTGTTCCTCAGCACCATCAGGAAGTCCGTCTGCTCTCTGGTGGACAAATTCCAACATGAGGTCAAACGGCTTTATGGGAAAG AACTCAGGAAGCTGCAAAACTATGCAA GTGAGGTGATCTTGGATCCTGCCACAGCTCAGCGCGATCTCTGTCTTTCCGAGGATGGCCGGCAGGTGCGCTATGAAGAGCAGCGAAAGAGCTCCACGCATTCAGACACGCCGCGCCGTTTCAGCCCAGCGCTGTTCGTCCTGGCGCGTGAAGGTCTTTCTTCTGGAAGACACTACTGGGAGGTGGACGTGGGACACAAGACCGCTTGGACCGTAGGAGTGGCCCGCGGGTCGGTGCGTCGCAAAGGAGAGATCCGCCTCAATCCAGAAGGCGGCTTCTGGTGTTTATGGCTGAAGAGCGGAGAAGTGAAAGCCCTTACTGGCAACAGAGTTCCTCTGCATCTCGCCACACTGCCTCAGAAGCTGGGCATCTTTCTGGACTACGAAGCTGGCCAGGTGTCCTTCTATGACGTGAAGACACGCTTTCATCTCTACACATTCACCGATGTGTTCACTGAGAGCGTCTACCCCATTTTCAGCCCTTGCATCAATCAGGATGGAAAGAACCCCGGAGCGCTGGTCATCACGGCCGTTAAACACAGCTGA
- the si:dkey-46i9.6 gene encoding E3 ubiquitin-protein ligase TRIM7 isoform X1 gives MEVKLAVNAGMASPTSMLAEEQVHCSICLDVFTNPVSIPCGHNFCMACIGSYWKSSALFMCPMCKKTFFKQPDISINTVLREIAEKFKEMKTNPIMNHQKTPQPDLGESPVELPTEMPELIPPNRPWTQEVSCDVCTGPQQQAVKSCLVCLTSYCEEHLKTHTSRFTKHKLIEPVQNLEDRMCKKHERLLELFCKKDQTIVCVLCTEMDHRAHYTVPVEREWTEKKALLRKTETEVQQMIQERLKKVDDIKQSIELNKSSARREIEDSMQVFSELIRAVQKAQAELVLDFEEKQRKTESWANGQIQELEQEIDVLKLRNTELEYLSHTEDHIHFLQNFPSLMSHPHTKDWSETCVYADPCVGTTRRAVLKLEETLTEQLEKLAEKELKRVQKYSVDITFDPDTANPWLQLSEDGRQMRHLGAWQDLPDTPERFDTVVIVLGREGLSSGRRYWEVQVGEKDDWYIGVARASVNRKGRISVSTSHGYWALAMKKGQEYRVSSSPPLLLSIEPKLKRVGIYVDYEEGQVSFYNVHNKSHIYTFMDTFKEKLFPFFYLYCCDKASDTLMICPVQETSHTKQC, from the exons ATGGAAGTAAAATTGGCTGTGAATGCAG GAATGGCATCTCCCACCAGCATGTTAGCGGAGGAGCAGGTGCACTGTTCCATCTGTCTGGATGTGTTTACAAACCCCGTCTCTATCCCTTGCGGACACAACTTCTGCATGGCCTGCATCGGCAGCTACTGGAAGTCCAGTGCCCTCTTCATGTGTCCGATGTgcaaaaagactttcttcaaaCAGCCCGACATCAGCATCAACACAGTGCTGAGGGAAATCGCTGAGAAGTTTAAGGAAATGAAAACCAACCCAATCATGAACCATCAGAAGACACCGCAACCGGACCTGGGAGAGAGCCCTGTGGAACTCCCCACAGAAATGCCTGAACTGATTCCTCCCAACAGGCCGTGGACACAGGAGGTGTCCTGCGACGTGTGCACTGGCCCTCAGCAACAGGCAGTCAAGTCCTGCTTGGTTTGTTTGACATCTTACTGTGAGGAGCACTTAAAGACCCACACCTCCCGCTTCACCAAACACAAGCTGATCGAACCTGTGCAGAACCTCGAGGATCGTATGTGTAAGAAGCACGAGAGGTTACTGGAGCTGTTCTGTAAGAAGGATCAGACCATAGTGTGTGTGCTGTGCACAGAGATGGACCACAGGGCACACTACACTGTTCCTGTCGAACGAGAGTGGACCGAGAAAAAG GCATTGTTGAggaaaactgaaactgaagttCAGCAGATGATCCAGGAGCGACTGAAGAAAGTTGATGATATTAAACAGTCCATAGAGTTGAACAAG AGCAGCGCTCGGAGAGAAATCGAGGACAGCATGCAGGTGTTCTCGGAGCTGATCCGTGCGGTCCAGAAGGCCCAGGCCGAACTGGTGCTGGACTTCGAGGAGAAACAGAGAAAGACCGAGAGCTGGGCTAACGGACAAATACAAGAACTGGAGCAGGAAATAGATGTTCTGAAATTGAGGAACACAGAGTTAGAGTATCTCTCACACACTGAAGATCACATTCACTTCCTGCAG AACTTTCCATCGTTAATGTCTCATCCACACACTAAAGACTGGTCTGAGACCTGTGTGTATGCGGACCCGTGTGTGGGCACCACCAGAAGAGCGGTGCTCAAACTAGAGGAGACTCTTACTGAACAATTAGAAAAACTTGCAGAAAAAG AGCTGAAAAGGGTTCAGAAGTACTCAG TGGACATAACCTTTGACCCGGACACGGCAAACCCTTGGCTGCAGCTGTCCGAGGACGGCCGTCAGATGCGCCACCTGGGCGCTTGGCAGGACCTGCCTGACACACCCGAGCGATTCGATACGGTGGTCATCGTGCTCGGCCGAGAGGGACTGTCCTCGGGACGCCGTTACTGGGAGGTTCAGGTGGGCGAGAAGGACGACTGGTACATCGGTGTGGCCCGGGCGTCCGTCAACAGAAAGGGCAGGATTTCGGTGAGTACGTCTCACGGCTACTGGGCTCTAGCCATGAAGAAAGGCCAAGAGTATCGTGTTTCTTCCTCTCCACCCCTCCTGCTCTCCATCGAGCCCAAGTTGAAGAGAGTGGGCATCTATGTGGACTACGAAGAGGGACAGGTGTCATTCTACAACGTACACAACAAAAGTCACATCTACACCTTTATGGATACGTTTAAAGAAAAACTCTTTCCGTTTTTCTACCTCTACTGCTGCGACAAGGCATCTGACACCTTAATGATCTGTCCTGTGCAGGAGACGTCTCATACTAAACAGTGCTGA